The following coding sequences are from one Bradyrhizobium sp. WSM471 window:
- a CDS encoding aspartate/glutamate racemase family protein, which yields MGQTSDRRARILLINPNSSVATTAMMVAIAKSAAVDGFDIDGATATRAPQMIVTPDALDAASTEVLEIAQSNRHACNGIIVAAFGDPGLAGIKAAIERPAVGIGESSMLAAAENGRRFGVATTTPLLEAKINALPDALGLRSYYTGVRFAEGDPQELMRDPARLRAALAGAVEACIAQDGAEAVIIGGGPLGDVARELQPMFTVPVIAPIPSAVARIIRLLTARAPD from the coding sequence ATGGGCCAAACTTCCGATCGGCGCGCGCGCATTCTCCTGATCAATCCGAACAGTTCCGTGGCGACCACAGCGATGATGGTCGCCATCGCGAAGTCGGCCGCCGTCGACGGCTTCGACATCGACGGCGCGACCGCAACGCGCGCGCCGCAAATGATCGTGACGCCGGATGCGCTGGATGCAGCTTCCACCGAAGTTCTCGAGATCGCGCAGTCGAACCGGCATGCATGCAACGGTATCATCGTCGCGGCGTTCGGCGATCCCGGATTGGCCGGGATCAAGGCCGCGATAGAACGGCCGGCGGTCGGCATCGGCGAGTCCTCGATGTTGGCAGCCGCCGAGAACGGCCGCCGCTTCGGCGTGGCGACCACGACGCCGCTGCTGGAGGCGAAGATCAACGCCTTGCCGGACGCGCTGGGGCTGCGATCGTATTACACCGGCGTCCGCTTCGCGGAGGGCGATCCGCAGGAGCTGATGCGCGATCCGGCGCGGCTGCGCGCCGCACTCGCCGGCGCGGTCGAGGCCTGCATCGCGCAGGATGGCGCGGAGGCGGTCATCATCGGTGGCGGGCCGCTGGGCGACGTCGCGCGCGAGCTTCAGCCGATGTTCACCGTGCCGGTGATCGCGCCGATCCCGTCTGCCGTGGCGCGGATTATTCGCCTCCTCACGGCGCGCGCGCCCGACTGA
- a CDS encoding methyl-accepting chemotaxis protein, with translation MFFSRISFKLVLIVGISLLGMIALAPIALSTLRTQMIADREAKTQHMVDVGYGILAHYQKLESEGKLPREQAQAGAIAEIKSLRYDKVEYFWLNDMTPKMVMHPIKPELDGKDLAGMKDPAGNALFVGFVDVVKKQGAGFYSYLWPKPGFDQPVGKISYVKGFAPWGWIIGTGIYLDDVDAVFRQNAMTFALVCLVVLVLVLGASFVIGRSVTRPLAKITALTDRLAAGDSAFDVPHTDRRDEIGGLAKALAVFKDNASAVGRMHAEQQETKQKADEEKRKTMTDLAGKFEANVQAVVRDVFNEARAMQQAAQGMSATADKATDRASFVATACQQASSNVQTVASAAAQLSSSITEISQRVAQAASVADKAAADGQRTNDTVQGLAAAAHKIGEVIDLINQIASQTNLLALNATIEAARAGEAGKGFAVVASEVKSLASQTAKATDEIGAQITAIQAETNQVVGNIDSIRKTIMEVNEISSSIAAAVEEQGAATAAIAHSVREAASGTDQVSQNISGVTDATAETGQAAGLVLQSSGRLSQKLQSLENEVSAFVAGVRAA, from the coding sequence ATGTTTTTCTCCCGCATCAGTTTCAAGCTGGTCCTGATTGTCGGTATCAGCCTCCTCGGCATGATCGCGCTGGCGCCGATCGCGCTTTCGACCCTGCGCACGCAGATGATCGCGGACCGTGAGGCCAAGACGCAGCACATGGTCGACGTCGGCTACGGCATCCTGGCGCACTACCAGAAGCTCGAGAGCGAGGGAAAACTCCCGCGCGAGCAGGCCCAGGCCGGCGCGATCGCGGAGATCAAGAGCCTGCGTTACGACAAGGTCGAGTATTTCTGGCTGAACGACATGACCCCCAAGATGGTCATGCACCCGATCAAGCCCGAGCTCGATGGCAAGGATCTCGCCGGGATGAAGGATCCGGCCGGCAACGCGCTGTTCGTCGGCTTCGTCGACGTCGTCAAGAAGCAGGGCGCGGGCTTCTACAGCTACCTCTGGCCGAAGCCCGGCTTCGACCAGCCGGTCGGGAAAATCTCCTATGTGAAGGGCTTTGCGCCCTGGGGCTGGATCATCGGCACCGGTATCTATCTCGACGACGTCGACGCCGTCTTCCGCCAGAATGCGATGACCTTTGCCCTGGTGTGCCTGGTCGTGCTCGTGCTCGTGCTCGGCGCCTCCTTCGTGATCGGCCGCAGCGTGACCCGGCCGCTGGCGAAGATCACCGCGCTCACCGATCGCCTCGCCGCCGGCGACAGCGCGTTCGACGTGCCCCATACCGACCGTCGCGACGAGATCGGCGGGCTCGCCAAGGCGCTCGCCGTGTTCAAGGACAATGCGTCGGCGGTCGGTCGGATGCACGCCGAACAGCAGGAGACGAAGCAGAAGGCCGACGAGGAGAAGCGCAAGACGATGACCGACCTCGCCGGCAAGTTCGAGGCGAACGTTCAAGCCGTCGTCCGCGACGTCTTCAACGAGGCGCGCGCGATGCAGCAAGCCGCGCAGGGCATGTCCGCGACCGCCGACAAGGCGACCGACCGTGCGAGCTTCGTCGCCACCGCCTGCCAGCAGGCTTCGAGCAACGTGCAGACGGTGGCCTCCGCCGCCGCGCAGCTGTCGTCCTCGATCACCGAGATCAGCCAGCGCGTCGCGCAGGCTGCAAGCGTGGCCGACAAGGCCGCCGCCGACGGTCAACGCACCAACGACACCGTGCAGGGACTTGCCGCCGCCGCGCACAAGATCGGCGAGGTCATCGACCTCATCAACCAGATCGCCTCGCAGACCAATCTGCTCGCGCTCAACGCCACCATCGAGGCGGCGCGCGCCGGCGAGGCCGGCAAGGGCTTTGCGGTGGTGGCAAGCGAAGTGAAGTCGCTGGCAAGCCAGACCGCGAAGGCGACCGACGAGATCGGCGCGCAGATCACCGCGATCCAGGCCGAGACCAACCAGGTCGTCGGCAACATCGACAGCATTCGCAAGACCATCATGGAGGTCAACGAGATATCCTCGTCGATCGCCGCAGCGGTCGAAGAGCAGGGCGCCGCGACCGCGGCCATCGCCCACAGCGTGAGGGAGGCCGCCTCCGGCACCGACCAGGTTTCGCAGAACATCTCGGGTGTCACCGACGCGACGGCGGAGACCGGCCAGGCCGCCGGCCTCGTGCTGCAATCGAGCGGCCGGCTGTCGCAGAAGCTGCAATCGCTGGAAAACGAGGTCAGCGCTTTCGTTGCGGGGGTGCGGGCGGCCTAG
- a CDS encoding TetR/AcrR family transcriptional regulator → MRPREFDHDDVLRIAFDQFWRKGVRGTSLSDIARDAGVQRGSLYNAFGSKEALFLQAYERYAGDYLLALQKALAAGSLRKRLTAFFDLTITNFRSGTPPRGCPTTRGLMELGAAEGEGLDEEARQAFANLISRITVLVQETLSAGAARGEFNGSPASAALHIITVTRGLAVLERAFGDEPQLRKIAAHTIDLVLGKKGG, encoded by the coding sequence TTGAGGCCGCGCGAGTTCGACCACGACGACGTCCTGCGGATCGCGTTCGACCAGTTCTGGCGCAAGGGCGTGCGCGGCACCTCGCTGTCCGACATCGCGCGGGATGCCGGTGTCCAGCGCGGCAGCCTCTACAATGCTTTCGGCAGCAAGGAGGCGCTGTTCCTCCAGGCCTATGAGCGCTACGCGGGCGACTATCTTCTTGCGCTGCAAAAAGCGCTCGCTGCGGGCAGCTTGCGAAAACGCCTCACCGCGTTCTTCGATCTGACCATCACAAACTTCCGCTCCGGCACACCGCCGCGCGGATGTCCGACGACGCGCGGCTTGATGGAGCTCGGCGCGGCCGAAGGCGAGGGGCTGGACGAGGAGGCGCGGCAAGCCTTCGCGAACCTCATCTCGCGCATTACCGTTCTGGTTCAGGAGACGTTGTCGGCGGGTGCGGCGCGCGGTGAATTCAACGGCAGCCCCGCGTCCGCAGCGCTGCACATCATCACGGTGACGCGCGGGCTCGCGGTGCTCGAACGTGCCTTCGGCGACGAGCCCCAGCTGCGCAAGATCGCCGCCCACACCATCGATCTCGTGCTCGGCAAGAAGGGCGGCTAG
- a CDS encoding tautomerase family protein, which yields MPLLHISMRAGKPEAYRRAILDGLYRAMREALNVPDGDEFMTISELSPANFRCGNAYGVERSDDAVLIQITVFASRTPEQKKALYRRIADLLGENPGIRPEDVFVNVLDAPAENWSVGHGVAQFS from the coding sequence ATGCCTCTCCTCCACATCTCGATGCGCGCCGGAAAGCCGGAAGCGTACCGGAGGGCGATCCTCGACGGCCTCTACCGTGCCATGCGCGAAGCGCTGAACGTCCCTGACGGCGACGAGTTCATGACCATCAGCGAGCTCTCGCCTGCGAACTTCCGCTGCGGCAACGCCTATGGCGTCGAGCGCAGCGACGACGCCGTGCTGATCCAGATCACCGTGTTCGCCTCGCGCACCCCTGAGCAGAAGAAGGCCCTGTACCGGCGGATCGCCGACCTGCTCGGCGAAAACCCGGGCATCCGCCCCGAGGACGTGTTCGTGAACGTGCTCGACGCGCCCGCGGAGAACTGGTCCGTCGGCCACGGCGTCGCGCAATTTTCTTGA
- a CDS encoding GTP-binding protein, producing the protein MPVPILLVTGFLGAGKTTVVNHLLAHAEGRRIAAVVNDFGAINIDAELIAGVSDGVVSLANGCICCSLEGDLLRTLATLLRRNPKPEYIVIETSGVADPAEIVRNLMDPVILREAPLETVLCVMDAATPPAALDDALHRSQLRVADIVALSKLDLADEGAGARMREAIRAQRVPAVVVDAQHGEIPSALLFPATVDRAPALREAGPKHPTEQRFDTLSWTSDQPISLPRLQQAIGRLAPKLARAKGLFETVEQPGRQMVFQFAAGRATLAPADGNAPTPAAPRARIVFIAELGVLSKAELDGIMETCVADR; encoded by the coding sequence ATGCCGGTCCCCATTCTCCTGGTGACGGGTTTCTTGGGGGCCGGCAAGACCACTGTCGTCAACCATCTGCTGGCGCATGCGGAAGGGCGGCGGATCGCCGCTGTGGTCAATGATTTCGGCGCGATCAACATCGATGCCGAGCTGATCGCGGGCGTGAGCGACGGCGTGGTCAGCCTCGCCAACGGCTGCATCTGCTGCTCGCTCGAAGGCGACCTCTTGCGCACGCTTGCGACGCTGCTGCGGCGAAATCCCAAGCCGGAGTACATCGTCATCGAGACCAGCGGCGTCGCCGATCCCGCCGAGATCGTCCGTAACCTGATGGATCCCGTGATCCTGCGCGAGGCGCCGCTGGAAACCGTGCTCTGCGTGATGGACGCGGCGACACCGCCGGCTGCCCTGGACGATGCGCTGCACCGTTCGCAATTGCGCGTCGCCGACATCGTGGCTCTGAGCAAGCTGGATCTGGCGGACGAGGGCGCGGGTGCGCGGATGCGCGAGGCCATCCGCGCGCAGCGCGTTCCTGCCGTGGTGGTGGATGCGCAGCACGGCGAGATTCCGTCCGCGCTGCTGTTTCCCGCAACCGTCGATCGCGCCCCCGCGCTACGCGAGGCCGGACCGAAACATCCGACAGAGCAACGCTTCGACACGCTCAGCTGGACGTCGGACCAGCCGATCTCGCTGCCCCGACTGCAGCAGGCGATCGGCCGGCTGGCGCCAAAACTCGCGCGGGCAAAAGGCCTGTTCGAGACCGTCGAGCAGCCCGGACGCCAGATGGTGTTTCAATTCGCCGCCGGCCGCGCCACGCTGGCCCCCGCAGATGGCAATGCGCCGACGCCGGCCGCGCCGCGTGCGCGGATCGTCTTCATCGCCGAGCTCGGGGTGCTCTCGAAGGCGGAGCTCGATGGGATCATGGAGACGTGCGTTGCGGATCGGTGA
- a CDS encoding amidohydrolase family protein — MSGLVISGGRVVDPASGMDAIGDVAVVDGKVAAVGTGLGSSERVIDATGLVVAPGFIDLHAHGQSLPADRMQAFDGVTTTLDLEAGVLPVGSWYERQARKGRVLNYGAATNWAFARIGAMTGSNAESSLEAFGNAMRDRRWMDNVASDAEVAGILERLSRGLNDGGIGIGILNAYAPGAGVQELTAVCQLAAAQDVPTFTHVAYMSRVDPESAAEAYIRLIGYAGATGAHMHICHFNSSSKTDVERCRVLIAKAQAQGLPITVEAYPYGTGSTVLAAAFFSDPEFVERNGTGYDSVQRVTDGHRFSDREELLKAQAEEPSSLVLWHILDTENNAHHRDLLDMSVLYPGGAIASDAMPWTTSDGKTYTGDAWPLPDDATSHPRSAGCFTKFIREWVRERKTVSLLEGVRKCALIPAEILSQSTPAMRAKGRLAKDADADIVVFDYEKLSDRATFTAMNRPSEGVRHLVVSGQPLITDGVLDVAARPGRPVRRPVVGG; from the coding sequence ATGAGCGGCTTGGTGATCTCTGGCGGCCGGGTGGTGGATCCCGCCAGCGGAATGGACGCCATCGGGGATGTGGCGGTAGTGGACGGCAAGGTCGCCGCGGTCGGAACGGGGCTCGGCAGCTCCGAGCGGGTGATCGACGCGACCGGGCTCGTGGTCGCGCCCGGCTTCATCGACCTGCACGCGCATGGCCAGTCGCTCCCCGCCGATCGCATGCAGGCGTTCGACGGCGTCACGACGACGCTCGATCTCGAAGCCGGCGTGCTGCCGGTCGGGTCCTGGTATGAGCGCCAGGCGCGGAAGGGACGCGTGCTGAACTACGGCGCCGCGACCAACTGGGCTTTCGCGCGCATCGGCGCGATGACGGGCTCCAATGCGGAGAGCTCGCTGGAGGCGTTCGGCAATGCCATGCGCGATCGCCGCTGGATGGACAACGTGGCGAGCGATGCCGAGGTCGCCGGCATTCTGGAGCGCCTTTCGCGCGGCCTGAACGACGGCGGCATCGGCATCGGCATCTTGAATGCCTATGCCCCGGGCGCCGGGGTGCAGGAGCTGACCGCGGTGTGCCAGCTCGCTGCCGCGCAGGACGTGCCGACCTTCACGCATGTCGCCTACATGTCGCGGGTCGACCCCGAGAGCGCGGCGGAGGCCTATATCCGCCTGATCGGCTATGCCGGCGCCACCGGCGCGCACATGCACATCTGCCATTTCAACTCGTCGAGCAAGACCGACGTCGAGCGCTGCCGCGTGCTGATCGCGAAAGCGCAGGCCCAGGGCCTGCCGATTACGGTCGAGGCCTATCCCTACGGCACCGGCTCGACCGTGCTGGCGGCGGCGTTCTTCAGCGACCCCGAATTCGTCGAGCGCAACGGCACCGGTTACGATTCCGTGCAGCGGGTCACCGACGGCCATCGCTTCAGCGATCGCGAGGAGCTCCTGAAGGCGCAGGCGGAAGAGCCGTCCTCGCTGGTGCTGTGGCACATTCTTGACACCGAGAACAATGCGCATCACCGCGACCTCCTCGACATGTCGGTGCTCTATCCCGGCGGCGCCATCGCCTCCGACGCGATGCCGTGGACGACGTCGGACGGCAAGACCTACACCGGCGATGCCTGGCCGCTGCCGGACGACGCCACCTCGCATCCGCGCTCGGCGGGCTGCTTCACCAAATTCATCCGCGAATGGGTGCGCGAGCGCAAGACCGTGTCGCTGCTCGAAGGCGTGCGCAAATGCGCGCTGATCCCGGCGGAGATCCTGTCGCAGAGCACGCCCGCGATGCGCGCCAAGGGCCGGCTCGCGAAGGATGCCGATGCCGACATCGTCGTGTTCGACTACGAGAAGCTCTCGGACCGCGCGACCTTCACGGCGATGAACCGCCCCTCCGAAGGCGTGCGGCATCTCGTGGTCAGCGGCCAACCGCTGATCACAGATGGTGTGTTGGACGTGGCGGCGCGGCCCGGCCGTCCCGTGCGCCGCCCCGTCGTTGGGGGCTGA
- a CDS encoding IS110 family transposase yields the protein MMAQNDLVVAGIDVAKDKVDVCIRSLWQRQAFPSSPEGRRALIRWLRKQKVGKAAMEASGGYEREWAKALREAGIEALVVDPKRVRNFARSAGRLAKNDPIDAQMIAWFAETFIESRGQAYDAAREKLVQIVSARQALIDVQTSLQNRREHSTPDVVEKMQDRLLKQIAAEIAKLEAAIAALIKTTPRFAELAEIIESVPGLAQGTSAGLIGAMPELGQISSKVAAALLGAAPYDDDSGKRRGTRHIQGGRRKVRNVFYMACMGAATRHNPVLKAFYDRLIAKGKEPKVALTACMRKLIVILNVMIARGEKWDPNRYQASDSARLLPSACTA from the coding sequence ATGATGGCACAAAACGATCTGGTTGTCGCCGGCATCGACGTGGCCAAAGACAAGGTGGATGTGTGCATTCGCTCATTGTGGCAAAGACAGGCGTTCCCGAGCAGCCCAGAAGGCCGGCGAGCGCTGATCCGCTGGCTTCGCAAGCAAAAAGTCGGCAAGGCAGCCATGGAGGCTTCCGGCGGCTATGAACGGGAGTGGGCCAAGGCGCTACGCGAGGCTGGTATCGAAGCCCTGGTGGTGGATCCGAAGCGGGTGCGCAACTTCGCCAGATCGGCCGGACGGCTTGCCAAGAATGATCCGATTGATGCGCAGATGATTGCTTGGTTCGCCGAGACCTTCATCGAGTCAAGGGGCCAAGCCTACGATGCGGCACGTGAGAAGCTGGTCCAGATCGTGAGTGCGCGCCAAGCTCTGATCGACGTACAGACGAGCTTGCAAAACAGAAGGGAGCATTCCACACCTGACGTCGTGGAGAAGATGCAGGATCGCCTGCTGAAACAGATCGCCGCCGAGATTGCCAAGCTGGAGGCAGCGATCGCAGCCCTGATCAAGACCACACCGCGTTTTGCCGAGCTCGCCGAGATCATCGAGAGCGTACCGGGTCTTGCCCAGGGCACGTCCGCCGGACTGATCGGGGCGATGCCGGAACTCGGCCAGATCAGCAGTAAAGTTGCTGCCGCCTTACTGGGTGCTGCACCTTACGATGACGACAGCGGCAAACGTCGGGGCACGCGCCATATCCAGGGCGGGCGCCGCAAAGTCCGCAATGTCTTTTACATGGCTTGCATGGGAGCCGCGACACGGCACAACCCTGTGCTCAAGGCGTTCTACGATCGCCTGATCGCCAAAGGCAAAGAACCGAAGGTTGCGCTCACAGCCTGCATGCGCAAGCTGATCGTGATCCTCAACGTCATGATCGCGCGTGGTGAGAAATGGGACCCCAACCGGTACCAAGCAAGCGACTCCGCTCGGCTTCTGCCGAGCGCATGCACAGCCTGA
- a CDS encoding alpha/beta hydrolase has protein sequence MSAGTALALGGCAGLGATGARFDASSLSLDPTLLVATTRKPVNGGRAKPWFGPERATNMMVARAKLMAPDESRLSLASVGFGDWRLDRLEPVSADVGDLVAQAGGGDVLIYVHGFKQTFETAVLDGAHLSDGIKFRGRTMVFSWPSKAGLFDYAYDRDSAMWSRDEFERVLSALVSAPGTGRVNIVAHSMGTMLALESLRQLYARYGDTVTSKIGAVVFAAPDIDMDVFSSAIHRIGPLAGKITVIASTNDRALALSGQIAGGMTRVGAAEKAVIARLGVRVVDASQEGWGIINHDLFLSNAEVQRVIRRSIDGTIA, from the coding sequence ATGTCGGCAGGGACCGCCCTCGCGCTCGGCGGATGCGCCGGCTTGGGTGCGACCGGGGCGCGTTTCGACGCGTCATCGCTCTCGCTTGACCCCACATTGCTCGTCGCTACCACGCGCAAGCCCGTGAACGGTGGTCGCGCGAAACCCTGGTTCGGGCCGGAGCGCGCAACCAACATGATGGTCGCGCGGGCGAAGCTGATGGCGCCGGACGAGAGCCGACTTTCTCTCGCCTCAGTCGGATTTGGCGACTGGCGCCTTGATCGGCTCGAACCGGTGTCGGCAGACGTTGGCGATCTCGTGGCGCAAGCCGGCGGAGGAGACGTGCTGATCTATGTGCACGGCTTCAAGCAGACCTTCGAGACGGCGGTGCTGGATGGCGCCCATCTCTCCGATGGGATCAAGTTCCGCGGCCGGACCATGGTGTTCTCCTGGCCCTCCAAGGCAGGACTGTTCGACTATGCCTATGACCGCGACAGTGCGATGTGGTCCCGCGACGAGTTCGAGCGCGTGCTCTCCGCACTCGTGTCGGCGCCAGGCACCGGCCGCGTGAACATCGTTGCGCACAGCATGGGAACCATGCTGGCGCTCGAAAGCCTGCGTCAGCTCTATGCGCGATACGGCGACACAGTGACGAGCAAGATCGGCGCGGTGGTGTTTGCCGCGCCGGATATCGACATGGACGTGTTCTCGTCAGCGATCCACCGCATCGGTCCGCTTGCCGGCAAGATCACCGTGATCGCCTCCACGAACGATCGCGCACTGGCGCTGTCGGGACAGATCGCAGGTGGAATGACCAGGGTCGGCGCCGCCGAAAAAGCCGTCATCGCGCGGCTCGGTGTACGCGTGGTCGATGCCTCGCAGGAAGGCTGGGGCATCATCAACCACGATCTGTTTCTATCGAATGCAGAAGTACAGCGGGTGATCCGCCGCTCGATCGACGGCACGATCGCGTAA
- a CDS encoding 2'-5' RNA ligase family protein, producing the protein MALAINIRADHASAGEIERLWDQVAAFEVEPSMRTLGYRPHFTFAIYDPPAIDEKTAWDAMQAAVVDEPQLRIEFKRIRWFEGSPLVLWVEPTCNEALTRIHSSISAAIDPAHCRPHYRPGTWTPHCTLGTRIADECRGDALAFARSFERRIEVLFDVVDCVAFPPVRIISERKLPS; encoded by the coding sequence GTGGCACTTGCCATCAACATCCGGGCCGACCATGCCTCCGCTGGCGAGATAGAACGTCTGTGGGATCAGGTTGCCGCGTTCGAGGTCGAGCCATCGATGCGTACGCTGGGCTATCGGCCACATTTCACATTTGCCATCTACGATCCGCCTGCCATCGACGAGAAGACCGCATGGGACGCCATGCAGGCGGCCGTCGTCGATGAACCGCAATTGCGCATCGAGTTCAAACGTATTCGCTGGTTCGAAGGCTCGCCACTCGTTCTCTGGGTGGAGCCGACCTGCAATGAGGCGCTAACCCGCATCCACAGCTCTATCAGCGCCGCAATCGACCCGGCACATTGTCGTCCTCATTACCGGCCGGGAACGTGGACGCCGCATTGCACGCTCGGCACGCGCATCGCCGATGAATGTCGCGGTGACGCCCTTGCATTCGCACGCTCATTCGAGCGACGAATTGAAGTGCTGTTCGATGTGGTGGATTGCGTCGCCTTTCCGCCGGTGCGGATCATCTCCGAGCGAAAATTGCCATCGTAG
- a CDS encoding RluA family pseudouridine synthase, with protein sequence MENSGSAQRLEVVVEGSEGSTRLDRVLAVHLAELSRSRLKALILAGAVSLRDAAIRDPAYHVASGDTITIDVPEAAAPEPKGEDIALDIVFEDDDIVVLNKPKGLVVHPAAGHETGTLVNALIAHCGSSLSGIGGVRRPGIVHRLDKDTTGLMVVAKNDLAHASLTAQFADHGRTGPMRRGYMAFAWGLPGRHRGTVDAPIDRHPHAREKMAVRQGGREAVTHWELLESFNGRDGKPIATLLACELETGRTHQIRVHLAHIGHPLMGDAVYGPHFKTKANQLAPESQAALAALGRQALHAYLLVLEHPRTGELLHWETPLPEDLLLLQGALKAAQ encoded by the coding sequence ATGGAAAATTCTGGCTCTGCGCAAAGGTTGGAGGTGGTCGTCGAGGGCTCCGAGGGCTCGACCCGGCTCGACCGCGTGCTGGCGGTGCACCTTGCCGAGCTGTCGCGATCGAGGCTGAAAGCCCTGATTCTGGCGGGCGCGGTGAGCCTCAGGGACGCCGCGATCCGGGACCCCGCTTATCACGTCGCATCCGGCGATACGATCACAATCGACGTGCCGGAAGCGGCCGCGCCGGAGCCGAAAGGCGAGGATATCGCCCTCGACATCGTGTTCGAGGACGACGACATCGTCGTCCTCAACAAGCCGAAGGGGCTGGTGGTGCATCCCGCGGCGGGCCACGAGACCGGCACGCTGGTGAACGCGCTGATCGCCCATTGCGGCTCATCGCTGTCGGGCATCGGTGGCGTCCGCCGACCCGGCATCGTGCACCGGCTGGACAAGGACACCACGGGGTTGATGGTGGTCGCCAAGAACGACCTCGCGCATGCCTCGCTCACCGCGCAATTCGCCGACCACGGCCGCACCGGGCCGATGCGGCGCGGCTACATGGCCTTCGCATGGGGGCTGCCGGGCCGCCATCGCGGCACCGTGGACGCGCCGATCGACCGCCACCCGCATGCGCGCGAGAAGATGGCGGTGCGCCAGGGCGGCCGCGAGGCGGTGACGCATTGGGAGCTGCTGGAGAGTTTTAACGGGCGTGACGGCAAGCCGATCGCGACGCTGCTCGCCTGCGAGCTCGAGACCGGGCGCACCCACCAGATCCGCGTCCACCTCGCCCATATCGGCCACCCCCTGATGGGCGATGCCGTCTACGGCCCGCATTTCAAGACCAAGGCAAACCAGCTGGCGCCTGAGTCGCAGGCCGCCCTCGCCGCGCTGGGGCGGCAGGCCCTGCACGCTTACCTGCTGGTATTGGAGCACCCGAGGACTGGAGAATTACTCCACTGGGAGACGCCTCTGCCGGAGGATTTGCTTCTCCTTCAGGGGGCCCTGAAAGCGGCGCAATGA
- the rpoH gene encoding RNA polymerase sigma factor RpoH, which yields MARTATLPVLNGESGLSRYLGEIRKFPMLEPQQEYMLAKRWREHDDRDAAHQLVTSHLRLVAKIAMGYRGYGLPISEVVSEGNVGLMQAVKRFEPEKGFRLATYAMWWIKASIQEYILRSWSLVKMGTTANQKKLFFNLRKAKSKISALDEGDLRPDQVAIIAKRLGVTAQDVVDMNRRLGGDASLNAPIRDDGEAGEWQDWLVDNSPNQEAMLAEHEEYDHRRDALNGAMGVLNPRERRIFEARRLADEPMTLEDLAAEFGVSRERVRQIEVRAFEKVQSAVKGTIAKAEQAALEAAL from the coding sequence ATGGCCCGTACAGCTACCCTGCCGGTCCTTAATGGCGAATCCGGCCTTTCCCGTTACCTCGGCGAGATCCGCAAGTTTCCGATGCTGGAACCCCAGCAGGAATACATGCTCGCCAAGCGTTGGCGCGAGCACGATGATCGTGACGCCGCGCACCAACTCGTCACCAGCCATCTCCGTCTCGTGGCCAAGATCGCCATGGGCTATCGCGGCTACGGCCTGCCGATCTCCGAGGTCGTCTCGGAAGGCAATGTCGGCCTGATGCAGGCGGTGAAGCGGTTCGAGCCCGAGAAGGGCTTCCGTCTCGCTACCTACGCGATGTGGTGGATCAAGGCGTCGATTCAAGAGTACATCCTGCGTTCGTGGTCGCTCGTGAAGATGGGCACCACCGCGAACCAGAAGAAGCTGTTCTTCAACCTGCGCAAGGCGAAGAGCAAGATTTCCGCGCTGGACGAAGGCGATCTCCGCCCCGACCAGGTGGCCATCATTGCCAAGCGTCTCGGCGTCACGGCCCAGGACGTGGTCGACATGAACCGCCGCCTCGGTGGCGACGCGTCGCTCAACGCGCCGATCCGCGACGACGGCGAAGCCGGCGAATGGCAGGACTGGCTGGTCGACAATTCGCCCAACCAGGAAGCCATGCTGGCCGAGCACGAGGAGTATGATCACCGCCGTGACGCCCTGAACGGCGCCATGGGCGTGCTCAACCCGCGCGAACGCCGCATCTTCGAGGCGCGCCGCCTCGCCGATGAGCCGATGACGCTGGAAGACCTTGCTGCCGAGTTCGGCGTGTCGCGCGAGCGCGTCCGCCAGATCGAGGTCCGCGCCTTCGAGAAGGTGCAGTCCGCGGTCAAGGGCACGATCGCAAAGGCCGAACAGGCCGCGCTGGAAGCCGCGCTCTAA